The following are encoded together in the Thunnus albacares chromosome 7, fThuAlb1.1, whole genome shotgun sequence genome:
- the cracr2b gene encoding EF-hand calcium-binding domain-containing protein 4A, with product MSKWLNDGEVLVGQGSGEAVPVSPRPRGLPAGSPRSGWGRNPLTSPTNRETVTGSPQAETMGKAKELFVLCDKEGKGFITKRDMQRLQKELPLSPEQLETVFESLDRDSNGFLTPVEFNTGLGEMVGLEDTSEQIEDETEEDIDQEDWSQDPAAARFVNILMELGADKLFSNQQELCLLWCELHRHRPEQLSVLEGVLVQAVSHLQDSIRERDSLEQALRRRESEHDRVVRSIYEEMENQIREEREKRLAQDSMRQKQRGQELEEELKIREQELENTLTKQKELESRIRQLSCEQANIKKQNQQLRSLNIQLQEQAESSREQLQVALGQLSLLQLKAAQEQVARQRNVMKVSSNIQKEKDSLFRQLELLRDMNKRLRDEKDARQSQKRNPKNTKTLQKKGSVIGNYLLQDKPQKRQLNSTGELEQDKEKKEVSNSPKRHQPSCRVRCENVETQTQSKIVSPQQVFKVVFLGNSGVGKSSFIQNYCTGHFSSKMNATVGIDFQMKTITLDSTTITLQLWDTAGQERFRSITEQYYRKADGILAMYDVTHSPSFTAVRGWMDSVKEKMCEDAVLMLLGNKLDLADGHSREVTTREGQKLAEQHQALFYECSGKTGCNMEELMTQLAGMLVSQRDRQCEDAVLLTEETAKRGCCT from the exons ATGTCTAAGTGGCTGAACGATGGCGAAGTACTGGTGGGTCAAGGTAGTGGTGAGGCAGTACCAGTAAGTCCCAGACCACGGGGCCTGCCAGCTGGGAGCCCCAGGTCAGGCTGGGGTCGTAACCCTCTAACTTCACCCACCAATAGAGAAACAGTGACAGGAAGCCCTCAGGCAGAGACCATGGGCAAGGCCAAGGAGCTGTTTGTGCTGTGTGATAAAGAGGGGAAAGGGTTCATCACAAAGCGGGACATGCAG AGGCTACAAAAGGAGTTGCCGTTGTCGCCCGAACAGCTGGAGACGGTGTTTGAGAGTCTTGACCGAGACAGCAATGGGTTCCTTACTCCTGTTGAGTTCAACACAGGACTTG GTGAGATGGTGGGACTGGAGGACACGTCTGAACAGATTGAAGATGAGACAGAAGAGGATATAGACCAGGAGGACTGGTCCCAAGACCCTGCTGCAGCTCGATTTGTAAACATACTGATGGAGTTAGGTGCTGACAAGCTCTTCAGCAA TCAGCAGGAGCTCTGTTTACTGTGGTGTGaactgcacagacacagaccaGAGCAGCTGAGTGTCCTGGAAGGCGTCCTGGTCCAAGCAGTGTCCCATTTACAGGACtccatcagagagagagacagtctgGAACAAGCTCTACGCAG ACGGGAGAGTGAACATGATCGGGTTGTTCGGTCCATATATGAAGAAATGGAAAACCAAatcagagaggaaagagaaaaacgTCTGGCTCAG GACAGTATGAGACAGAAGCAGAGAGGACAAGAACTTGAGGAGGAGCTGAAGATACGGGAGCAAGAGTTGGAGAATACACTGACCAAACAGAAAGAG CTGGAGTCCAGAATCCGGCAGCTGAGCTGTGAGCAGGCAAACATCAAGAAGCAGAACCAGCAGCTGCGGAGCCTCAACATCCAGCTACAGGAGCAGGcggagagcagcagagagcagctgcaggTCGCTCTGGGTCAGCTCAGCCTGCTGCAGCTCAAGGCTGCCCAGGAACAAGTGGCCCGACAGAG AAATGTGATGAAGGTGTCCAGCAACATACAGAAAGAGAAGGATAGTCTCTTCAGACAGCTGGAGCTATTGAG GGATATGAACAAGAGGCTGCGAGACGAGAAAGATGCCCGACAGTCTCAGAAGAGG aatccaaaaaacacaaagactttGCAGAAGAAAGGGTCAGTCATAGGTAACTACTTACTACAAGACAAGCCACAGAAAAG ACAGCTGAACTCAACCGGTGAGTTGGAGcaggacaaagagaaaaaagaggtgTCAAATTCACCCAAGAGACACCAACCATCATGTAGAGTCAGGTGTGAAAATGTTGAGACTCAAACTCAG AGCAAAATTGTCAGTCCTCAGCAAGTATTCAAGGTGGTATTCCTGGGTAATTCAGGGGTAGGTAAGAGCTCCTTCATCCAGAATTACTGCACAGGACATTTCTCCAGTAAAATGAACGCTACAGTCG GTATAGATTTCCAGATGAAGACTATAACTCTGGactccaccaccatcaccctGCAGCTCTGGGACACTGCAGGACAGGAGAG GTTTCGCAGCATCACTGAGCAGTACTACCGCAAGGCTGACGGTATACTCGCCATGTATGATGTAACTCACTCCCCCTCCTTCACTGCTGTGAGAGGATGGATGGACTCTGTGAAG GAGAAGATGTGTGAAGATGCCGTACTGATGCTACTGGGGAACAAGCTGGATTTGGCAGATGGTCACAGCAGAGAAGTGACGACAAGAGAGGGACAGAAGCTAGCAGAG CAACACCAGGCTTTGTTTTACGAATGCAGTGGCAAGACTGGATGTAATATGGAGGAGCTGATGACTCAGCTGGCGGG GATGTTAGTCTCCCAGCGTGATCGACAATGTGAAGATGCAGTTTTACTGACTGAGGAAACTGCTAAAAGAGGCTGCTGTACA